The following proteins come from a genomic window of Mustelus asterias chromosome 1, sMusAst1.hap1.1, whole genome shotgun sequence:
- the cd8a gene encoding T-cell surface glycoprotein CD8 alpha chain isoform X1, with translation MKLLGFLLVIRVSAMASFPRLRAKEQGHTTIPCSLKADEGVYWFWQGEDRNPVSLVYISGSGRTMPANSAKYTAGRSSSKVHLMVKDFRKEDSGKYYCFMVKNMVMVFGHTTEVYLEEKATTPKPTTTRITKKTTLNTPEYKETTTCRPSESAVTSKDELSCHIIIWAPLAGGAFFLLLALIVVSIGYCRRPRRRRCQHQLRNRPMAEEFRKPTNGYY, from the exons ATGAAACTTCTTGGATTCCTCCTCGTCATCCGAGTGTCAG CCATGGCTTCCTTCCCTCGTCTGAGGGCGAAGGAACAAGGCCACACCACCATTCCGTGCTCACTCAAAGCCGACGAGGGGGTATATTGGTTCTGGCAGGGAGAGGATCGGAACCCGGTATCCCTGGTGTACATCTCTGGCAGTGGCAGAACAATGCCTGCAAATAGCGCAAAATACACTGCAGGAAGGTCATCCAGCAAAGTCCATTTGATGGTCAAGGATTTCAGAAAGGAAGACTCTGGGAAGTATTACTGTTTCATGGTGAAAAACATGGTCATGGTGTTCGGGCATACCACAGAGGTCTACCTAGAAG AGAAAGCAACCACACCAAAGCCAACGACCACCCGCATCACGAAGAAGACAACATTAAACACACCGGAGTACAAAGAAACGACGACATGCCGTCCATCAGAATCAG cagtgaccagtaaagATGAATTGTCCTGTCACATCATCATCTGGGCTCCTTTGGCTGGCGGCGCCTTTTTCTTGCTCCTCGCTCTGATTGTCGTCTCCATCGGTTATTGCAGAA GACCCCGCCGGAGACGCTGTCAGCATCAATTAAGAAATAG ACCAATGGCTGAAGAGTTTAGAAAACCAACAAACGGATACTATTAA
- the cd8a gene encoding T-cell surface glycoprotein CD8 alpha chain isoform X2: protein MKLLGFLLVIRVSAMASFPRLRAKEQGHTTIPCSLKADEGVYWFWQGEDRNPVSLVYISGSGRTMPANSAKYTAGRSSSKVHLMVKDFRKEDSGKYYCFMVKNMVMVFGHTTEVYLEEKATTPKPTTTRITKKTTLNTPEYKETTTCRPSESVTSKDELSCHIIIWAPLAGGAFFLLLALIVVSIGYCRRPRRRRCQHQLRNRPMAEEFRKPTNGYY from the exons ATGAAACTTCTTGGATTCCTCCTCGTCATCCGAGTGTCAG CCATGGCTTCCTTCCCTCGTCTGAGGGCGAAGGAACAAGGCCACACCACCATTCCGTGCTCACTCAAAGCCGACGAGGGGGTATATTGGTTCTGGCAGGGAGAGGATCGGAACCCGGTATCCCTGGTGTACATCTCTGGCAGTGGCAGAACAATGCCTGCAAATAGCGCAAAATACACTGCAGGAAGGTCATCCAGCAAAGTCCATTTGATGGTCAAGGATTTCAGAAAGGAAGACTCTGGGAAGTATTACTGTTTCATGGTGAAAAACATGGTCATGGTGTTCGGGCATACCACAGAGGTCTACCTAGAAG AGAAAGCAACCACACCAAAGCCAACGACCACCCGCATCACGAAGAAGACAACATTAAACACACCGGAGTACAAAGAAACGACGACATGCCGTCCATCAGAATCAG tgaccagtaaagATGAATTGTCCTGTCACATCATCATCTGGGCTCCTTTGGCTGGCGGCGCCTTTTTCTTGCTCCTCGCTCTGATTGTCGTCTCCATCGGTTATTGCAGAA GACCCCGCCGGAGACGCTGTCAGCATCAATTAAGAAATAG ACCAATGGCTGAAGAGTTTAGAAAACCAACAAACGGATACTATTAA